A stretch of DNA from Promicromonospora sukumoe:
CCCTCTGGCAGTCGGTCTCGCCGCCCATACCCGCACGTCGTCGATGCTTCGCCAGGGGACCTACGACGTCGGACTGCGGCTGATCGACAGCGCCAGAACCGTGCTCGACGCGGAGCCCACACGAGACGTCCCAACGCTGCGGATGATCGGGTCCCTACATCTGCGGTCCGCGGACCTGTCCGCACGCGCCGGCAGTGCCGCGGGCGCGAGCGCTCATATCTCCGAGGCTCGGGGTATCGCCGAACATCTTCGGGTCGAGACGGATCACCTCTGGCGCAATCTCGCGTTCGGTCCCACAAACACCGGGTTCCACGACGTGGCAACGGCCATCGAGCTCGGTGACGGACCTCGGGCTCTGACGCTCGCTCGTGATCTACGGATACCCGACGGGTTCCCGCCCACTCGGACCGGGCATCACTTCATGGACATTGCCCGGGCCTATCTCTGGCAGGGCCGCCATGACCAGGCGCTGGCGAGCCTCCAGCGAGCCCGGGAGCTCGCCCCACAGCAGACTCGCCATCACCCCACGACCCGCGAGGTCCTGCGCATGCTCGTACGCGCGCACCGGCACGCGAACAAGCCGCTGGCGCGTTTCAACGCCTGGATCGGTGCGGGCGGCTGACGCCCGTGAGGCAGGAGGAGCGGCCGCTAAGTGTTCGCAGGCGCGAGCGTGTCCAGGATCTCCTCCCAAGGAAAGTCATCCGCAGCGCCCACGCCCGACTCGTGCGGCTCGCTCGGGCCGATCACGACGTTCACGCCCCACTCCTTGAGCGTTGCCAGGCTGCCCTGGTAGGTCGGGTGGTCCGCGAACTTCACGTTGATATACGGCCCGGCGGTGATCGGGATGTCACGGCCGATCTGTTCCGCTAGCCGGGTCAGCACGTAGGTGTCGGCGATGCCCAGCGCCCACTTGGTAAGCGTGTTGTAGGTCGCCGGGGCGACGATCACGGCGTCCGGGTCGGGCAGGGAGTACCCGACAGTGGTGTGGAAGTCCGTCCGCACCGGACGTCCCAGGGCTTCCTCGATCTGCAGCATTGTCTCCGGGAAGCTGCTCATCGCTTGAACGGTCGCAAGAACGTAGACGTCCCAGCCCCGCTCTGCGGCCAAGGGCAGCAACCGCGACGGAACTTGTCGGGTCGCGCCAGCACCGGTCACAACGACGTACAGCACACCCAAGCTCATGGTCCCGAGGCTACTGCTTCGCTTCTCGCGGTCGGTGCGACTGCCGCTCCCCGGCTACCCGCGGTAGGTTGCAACGCACGATCTCCCAAGTACAACTCTCAAGTTGCACAACAAACGAGGCTGGGTGGCTGAGCGCCCCAGGCGGCCGACTTCGCGGAAATCGACTGCTCCGGAAGCTCACCAATCCTCCGTCGGGATCGAAGTTGGCCTATCGCATGCAGACGAACTACGACGACCAGTCCCCTTCGAGACCGCAACGTGCCTCCAGGCCCGCGATCCGCTGCGGCAGATCGTCGGCAGGCTCTCCTCAGGAGAGGCCGATCGCGGCGACGAACTCGCCCTTGCCCTGCTGGCTGACGACGAATCCTTCCGCCTTGAGGATCTTGATCGCGTCTCGGACGACTGCGCTCGAAACCCCGTACTCGACTTGCAGCTGGGCCGATGACGGGAACTGGTCGCCCTCAGACAACTCGTCAACGATGCGGCGACGTAGTGCTCTGGCGAGCCGCTGGCCGGCGGGCTCGCCAGTGGTCTTTGCGGGCATGTGGGCATCCCCTTCCTTCATTCCGTGTGCATGTGGTGCGTCCGGCCCGCCCGGGTGCGGCGGCGGCCGCCGGGGGCCGCGCTATGCGACTGGCGCTAGTCCCTCGTGGATGGCTCCAATAGGTCCAGGATCCCCGCGTGGTCCATCGTCCACGAGTTCCCAGCGAGGTCGCGGAAGAACCACAGCGGGTTTACTCCGTCGTCGCTCCCGAAGTAGATCCTGCCCAGATTGAATCTCCGAGTCTCGCCCGGTCGAAGTATCCGCTGCATCACACCAATCGAACTTGGTCCCTGATGCGAAGGGTCCAGGTAGTCGCCCGGGCCAACATCAAAGACCGGATGACTGCTGTAGTTGGCAATGTTGAGGAACGATTCGGGAACCTCCGGCCCTTCTTCCGCGCATGACTCCCAAGCAAGCGGCTCATCGTCGTCGACCCAAACAGCGACCTGCCGGGCCTGTCGCTCGCGCTCCCGCCGAACTTCCGCCTGTTCTGCAGTTCGCTGCTTCTCCTGAGCCGTGTCACGCTCAGCCTCAGCGATCTTGCGGTCAGTTCGCTCGCGAGACGCGAGCACTACCGCGATTACCGCAGCCGCCGCACCGCCAAGGGCACCGATGATCTCAAAGGCGTCGTGCACCCATGCCCAATTTCCAGTCACCCCCAGAGGGTTCCACCGACCGCCGGGCGGCGCACTCAAGTGGCGGGTGAACCTATTCGTTCCAGCCCACGGGTAGCGCGGCAGCCATCCCGTGCCACCTACCCGACCAGCACGCTCGGTTGCGCACGTAGCGGAGAGCCCCGCTACTGGCAGCGGGGGCGCTACCGAACTCCGCTACCCCCGGGAGTCGCTACATTGCAGCGATTCTCTCCAGGGGTAGCGGAGTAGCGGCCTTCGAGCGAGGCCCTTGTTTTGGCCCGAAACCCGGGTTCTGGCGGTCGGCTGATGGACGCAGACTGCGCGCTACCGCTACCTGTTAGGCCAGCGTCACCGCGAGGTAGTCCTGCACCGCTGGCGCGAAGCCGTAGGGCACGTAGTCGACGAACTTGTCCGGTGTCGCCCACACGATGTCTGCGAGCTCGTCGGCGTCGGCGACGTATGCCTCGCCGCTGATGACGTCGCACGCAACGTAGCCCATCAGGCGGGCGGTGTTCGGTTGCACGCGCTCCCCTAGCACCTTGACGACCTGCACGGTGAGCCCAGCCTCCTCGGCGGTCTCACGGACCGCCGCCTGCTCGAACGTCTCCCCCGGCTCGACTGCGCCGGCGGGGAACTGCCACGAGAGCGAGCCCTCGGGGACGCGCCGCTGGACCAGGAGCAGCTTCCTGTCCTGGACGATGATCGCCGCCGCGACGGCAGGAAGTGCTCCCGTCACCGGTCCCTCTCTGGCATGAAGAACCGGCCTGACCATTTGTCGGCACGCGCGGCGTCAGGGGCGTGCGAGATAGACGTCGTCCTCAGGTCCGTACTCGCCACCGGCGTGCACCTCGACACCCGATCCGAGCGTCGCATGTACGTCTGGCACGACGTCGGGCGCCATGATGAGCTCATCTGCGAGCGGCCCGGTGAGCTCGGGTGGATGTCCTGCGGCGCCGAGGGCCTGAGCGATGGCCGCCGCTGCGACGGTGGCACCACCGGCGCTGCGGTAGAGCACCTCCTGGTGCTGCCGTTCGAGCCCCGGTGCGGCCTGGTCGGGTTGTGCGCCTCCCGCATCGGGCCCGGCCGCACCGATCTCGTGCCCGGCGAGGAAGACCTGACGCAGGCCGCCCGGGTCGACCAGCACTTCCAGGCCGGCCAACAACACGCTGCCGAGCGGCCCGAAGTTGAGGGTGATGCTCAGCGGGCTGCCGTAGGACATGCTCCGCACGGCGATCGCGTAGTCCGCCATGTACTGGACGGCATCCGCCGCTGGCACGATGATCGGCAGGCTGGCCGCCTCGGCGATCCGTTGCGGATAGGCGACGTCGAACCCAGAACCGCCCAGAGGCCGTCGGGTGAACGCTCCGCGGCGATGTGTCGCCGCCCTGTCGACCAGGCCGGTCATCATCGAAGAAGGTCCCAGGACGATCCCGCCGCGTGCAGCGGGCCGGCCCTCGAAGGTCAGTGCGACTTCCGAGGAGAGCGCCAGATGACCGGCAATGATCGCAGCCGCAGATCGAACCCACGCCTTGGGCAGGTAGGTCACTGTGGAACCTGACAAGCCACGCACGGCGCCAGGCATCGTGAGTATGACATCAGCCGACATACTCGGATGCTAAAACCGAGGGCTGTGATCGGCACCCGACCCTCGCGGATGAACTTGCCCTCCTGACCAGCTCTTCGGCCACCGCGACCCCGATCAAGAAAGATGGACGTACAGGCTCGGCATCCGGGGTCAGCAGTCCTATGCTCAGGGGACCAAAACCCGAGGTGGGGCTCATGCACCGGCTGTCAGCGCACGATCTGCTCGCGCTCGCCTATGACGTCGCATTCCCCGCAGCGCCCGACCGGACGAGCCTCCTGAAGGTGCAGAACAGTTCGGGGACCCGCGGCGCGGTCCTGGAGATCTGTCCCTACAGCTTGCGGATGGTCGATCGGGTCGATCCGGATGCCTCCTACGAGTGGCAGCTCAGTGGCCCGGACGGTCTCCAGTCCGCGACACGATGCGGAACCGAGGAGCAAGCACACCGAATCGCCAGAGACTGGATCGCCGAGACCGTGACACGGGGCACGAAACCCTCGCCAGCGCAGCTGGACGAGATGCGGGCCAGGAAGCAGAGCGGACTCGCAGCAAGCTAACCGGACCCGTCGGTCGCCCCACGACGGCGATCCGCGGCTCAGCCGGCGAGCTGTGCCTGGATCAACTGGTTGTCGATCAAGGACCAGACGTGCGCGATGCGTCCGTGATCGAACCGATAGAAGCCATGCTCGGCGAACTCGACGCGGCGACCGGTAGGCGCCAACCCGAACATCGGTTCTGCGGGTGCGCAGTCGCACCAGAGCCGGACAGCAACGGCGTCCTCACTGTTGACGAGCAGTTGCACCTCGAAGTGCAGGTCTGGCACAGCCTTGGCGTCCGCCGCGAGCAGGTCCGCGAACTCCTGACGAATCACCGTCGTGTCGTTGTAGGTGATCTCGTCATGGACGAACTCGGCCAGATCACCGAACCGTCGCTCGTTCACCGCGTCGAGATACGCCAGGTACGTTGCTCTGAGGCTCGGGTACGGCACGGAACTCCATCCCATTGCGTCCGGCCCCCTTCGCGAAGGCTACGCCGACACTTGTACTTTCGATCCCGACATGCCGCACGGCGGCGTTGCCGGTTGTGCTTGGTCGGCAGGTACCCGATCGAGAGAACGCAGTGGCCACGACGTAGATGCGCTGGTCAGCTCTGGGCCAGCGGAGCACGCCACTCCAGACGGGTGCCACTCGCTCCAGCCGACTGAACGCTGAACGCACCACCGAGATCTGCTGCCCGCCGGGCGAGATTACGCAGCCCGCTGAGAGGAACGCCGGTCGGGATGCCGACCCCGTCGTCGGCCACGGTCAGGACGACGCCGTCCGACACCACCAGGTGTACCGAAACCGCATGCGCGTGCGCATGCCTGGCGACGTTCGACAGCCCCTCTCGCAGTACAGCGATGATGTGCTCCGCGACGTCTTGTGGAACAGCTGCGTCAACAGGCCCGTCGAACCGCAACCGAGGCGGGTAGCCCAACCGGGTGGTGGCCGCATCGATCTCCGAGTAGACCCGTGATCGCAGTCCCACTCGCCGCGAGCTCGCATCTTCAGGTTCCAGGCGGTGCACTGTCGTGCGGATCAGCGCGATCGTCTCGTCGATCTCGTCGACCGCGCGGCCGATCCGCTGCGCGTGACCCTCGTCGAGGTCACGGCCGGCAGCCAGCAGCGACAAGCCGGTCGCGTACAGGCGCTGGATGGCGAGGTCGTGCAGGTCGCGCGCGATGCGTCCCCGGTCACGCTGCACGGCGAACCGCTCGACGTCGGCGCGATGTTCCGCCAGCTCGAGCGCAACGGCCGCCTGAGCCGCGAAGCCCTGTAACGCCTCGACGACGAGTGGCGCGAACGGAACCGCGCCGCCGTACCTCCCGACGGCCAGCACCCCACGCGTACTGCTTGGCTCACCCAGTGGAAACGCCAGGAGCGAGCCGATCTCACGGCCCAGATCGAAGGAGAGCTGTGCGCGTTCGTCCACCGTGGCGTCAGGACTGGAATGCAGGACATCAGGCTCGAACGCGTTGCCCGAGAGAGTGCTACCTGGCGGGAGCATGACGCCGACCAGTCGATTGGCCTCGGCCCCCGACGCAGATCGCACGACCAGGCGCTTCGACTCAGGCTCCGGCAGGGCGATGACCGCCAGGTCCGCGTCGGCGACCTGCAGGGCGCGATCCGCGATCAGAGCGTGCAGTTGCCCCTGTGAGTGACCGGCAAGGACCCGGCGGGAGATCTCGTCGTTCGCCCGTGCCGACTGTTCCCGCAGGCGCGACTCCTCATAAAGATGAGCATTCTCGATGGCGACGCTCGCACCAGCGGCCAGCGCTTCCAGCAGCCGCTCGTCCTCATCGGTGAAGTCGCCACCGCCCTTCTTCTGCGTGAGATAGAGATTGCCGAACGCCGTGCCGTGCACACGTAGCGGCACCCCGAGGAAGGACCGCATCGGTGGATGTCTGGCCGGGAACCCCACGGATGCCGGGTGCGCCGAGAGGTCATGCAACCGCAACGGCACCTGGCGCCGGATCAGTTCGCCCAAGATCCCGCGCCCTGTCGGGTAGGAGCCGATGGCTCGCACCTGCGCGGCTGAGAGCCCGACCGTCAGCAATCGGTCGATGCGCCCGTCGTCGCCCAGAATGCCCAGTGCTACATACCGCGCACCGACCAATTGAGCCGCGATCGCACTGATCTGGTTCAAGACGGCTTCAAGATCTAGACCGCGCCCGAGATTCGCCATGGCGTCGAGCAGGAGTTTGGCTCGCTCGCGGGCATGCTCCGCCACAGCGTCCTCCTGTGTGAATGCCCCCTACCTCTTCCACAGTAGTCACAACGGGGCCTGCAGGCGCGCTTCTTTCAAACACCTCGTGGAAGCCTGCTGCCAAGCCCTAGGGCGTGCCGATGCGGGACGCATCAGCCTGGTCGTCGACGCTGACTGCAGGATTCGACGAGTCGGTGAACCAGCTCATCAGCCAGGTGGCGAGGTCTCGCACCGGGATGGACCGGGTTGGCTCTACAGCCCGAGCCAGCAATGAGCCGCCCCCGTTTTTTGAGGGCGACCCATCACTCCGATCTTCGGTGTGTAGGCGCCCACTCGCACATTTACCCACTTGAAGAATTTCGTACAGACGGAACCGCTCACGGCTTGCGCATGAGGTGTACGGCCTTCGTCGTGGCGGTCCGCGGGGCCGCTGTCCGCTGCACGCCGACCCGCTGCACGCAGCCGCGCGCGTAGTCGCCACCCGCGCGACTCCGAAAATCGAGTGACGCACGTCACGATTGAACTTGACCTGAGGTCAAGGTGGACGGTTTCTCGCATCGGCAGGGCGCCGAAGGGAATCGAGCGCTTCGAAGGAGCGAACCACCATGACCACCACCGTTTCCAACCAGACCGCCGACCGTCTCCAGCGGGCGATCGAGGCGATCGTCGACCCCGGCATCATCGGGCTGTCGGTCCGCGTCAACGACGAGCAGGGCGAGTGGGTCGGCACCGCCGGCGCGGCAGAGGTCGGCGGGGACGTGAAGCCGCCTGCCGACGGTCACATCCGGATCGGCAGCAACACCAAGACCTTCACCGCGACCCTGATGCTTCAGCTCGTGGCCGAGGACAGGATCGGCCTGGACGACACGGTCGCGGACCACCTGCCCGAGTTCGGGATCGACCAGCGGATCACGGTGCGGATGCTGCTCCAGCAGACCAGCGGCCTGTTCAACTTCACCGGCGAGGTCTACGAGGACGGCTCGATGGTGTTCGGCATCCCCATCCCTTACGGCCCCAACGGCAAGGAGTGGCTGGACAACCGGTTCAAGACCTACCGGCCACAGGAGCTGGTCGAGCTCGCGTTGTCCAAGCCTGCGCGGTTCGAGCCCGGAGCGGGCTGGAGCTATTCCAACACCAACTACGTCCTGGCTCGCCTGCTCATCGAGAAGGTCACCGGCCGTACCGTTACCGAGGAGATGCAGCGGCTGATCCTGACCCCGCTCGGCATGTCGCACACCGTGGTCCCGGAGGACGCGGAGATCGCCGAGCCGCACGCCCACGCCTACTACCGGTACGACGAGGACGGCGGGCCGCGCACGGTCGACATCACCCGCCAGAACCCCTCCTGGGTCTCCGCGGGCGGTGACATGATCTCGACCACCGAGGACCTTCACACGTTCATCGCCGCGCTCACCGGCGGCAAGCTCCTCCCGGACGAGCTGCGCGAGGAGATGTTCACCCCGCGTGCGACGGGCATCCCGAACATGGACTACGGGCTGGGGGTGTTCGTGCTGACCACGGACGACGGTGCCACCGTGATCTCTCACAACGGCGCCGCGGTGGGCCACGCGGCGCTCATGTACGCCACCCCCGACGGGTCCAAGACCTTGACCGCCGCGCTGAACTGCGTGGACGACGCGAACCTCACCGTTGCCGCGGCGTTCCAGGGCGCCCAGCAGCGCCTCCTCAACGAGGTATTCGGCAGCGGGCCCGCGTAGACCAGGAGAACCGTCGCCGCGCCGAGCTCGCCGAGCCCGGCACGGCCGGTCCCCGCACCCCGCAGCGGCACACGCGATCAGCGCCCCCGGACACTCGGCAGGATGAGCAGATGCACAACGGAGTCACGATCGGCCAGGCGGCCGCGTTCGTCGGCATCACGATCAAGACGGTGCGGCACTACCACAAGCTCGGCCTGGTCACCGAACCCCGACGCGACGGCTCTGGATACCGGCGGTACGGATCGGACGACCTGCTCAGGCTGGTGCAAGTCCGGACCCTGGCCGCCGCCGGGGTACCGCTGGCCGAGATCGGACCCCTGCTCGACGCTGACGCCGCGCTGTTCGCCTCCGCGCTCGTCCAGGTCGAACGACAGCTCGACGAACACATCGCGGAGCTGACCGCGCGGCGCGCCATGCTGCACCGCCTCGCCGACGGCGACCGGGCGCTGCTGCCCGACCGTGCCGTGGCCCTGCTGGAGCGGATGCTCGGCCTCGGATACTCAGAGGACGAGGTCGCGGCCACCAGGGAGGGCTGGGTGCTGGCGCGAGCCCTGGTCCCCGAAGGCTTCGACGACTACCTCGCCCAGTTCGAGCACGCCCTGCAAGACACCAGGCTCATCGCCCTGACCAGGCGCATCGCCGAAGCCGCGACCTGGGAGGCGGACGACCCCCGCATCGACCGTCTCGCCGCCGATGCGGCCGACCACTACCTGGCCGACCCCGTGCTGCTCAAGACCGTCACCAGCATGCAGGCACGGACCGACACCGCGCCCCGGTACGCGATGATCGCCCGCCACGGTGACAAGCCGACACCGGCCATGGCACGACTGTCCGCGCTCTTCGAGTCCAGACTCCGCGCCGCCGGCGTTCGCATCCCGAGGTCCGACCCCCGTTGACCACGAAGCGAACCGGCCCCTTCCACGTCGATGCTTGCAATGCAGAGGAGACGTCGCCACCTCATGCGTGGCACGATGCGTGGCATTTTCATGGGCCGCCCTTCGTCGTGGCGGTCCGGCGAGAAACAAGAAAGCCGCTGACCTGGTGTCATACCAGTTCAGCGGCCCTCTGTCGGTGGAGCTAGGGGGATTCGAACCCCCGACCTTCTCATTGCGAAGACGGCCCGGGGCCCCGTACGGCGAATTTGCCGCGTCATTCCGCGTGCATGCGGTGCGTCCAGCCCGCCCCCGTGCGGCGGCGGGGGCCGCCGGGGGGCCGCACGCAGCTCGCTCATCCCGTAGGTGACGAAGTGCAAGTGCGGCACGGGATCCCTCATGCGACCTGTGCTCTCCCAGTCGAACAGGCCCGCTCACAGGCCGTTCTCGTCCCCCCACTTCTTCAATGCAGAGAGACGTCCTCGCCCGATAGTACGTGCCCGTTCGCGCAAAAGGTCCACAGCACTCGGCATTGCTGCAGATAGGAGAACGGCGTTGGCGTCTCTCATCTGCTCACTCAGTTCTTCATCGATAAGATTCACACCGACTCTAAATCCTATCCGAGACGCGTTGTTCGTCGCCTCCTCAGCAATCCCTGGAAGCCCGGAAGGAAACATCGATCGAGCAAAGTTCAAGCACGAGTGCATCAGCGCGCCAGCGCTGAACGCATAAGAATATGCGCCGCCGCGCTCGTGCCCATCCACCAGATCCGATGTGCCCTCGATCCGCTCCACAAGACGATCCCACTCGCCCTCTTTCGCGACTCCCGACCAGAGTTTATCTAGTATCTGGCCGTATAGATCAGCATCCGCCATTCGGTCATCAAGCGATGCCGCCCAAAATAGAACGCCAGCAGACCGCTCAGCGCAAGCCGCTGCGAATTGCAGCTTCTGCGACGTCGCGCCCTGCCTGATCAGGCGGTCAACAAACGGATTTGCGGCCAATGAGATGTCCTTACTCCTGTTACGAGCAGAGGCCCGGTGGGGCGGGAAGATCGACGCCACTGTGGTTGACCTTGACGACGAACCCGGGCAACAGAAGGTCGATCGGGTCGGCGGCCAGGAGAGGACAGCTGGGCTGTCTACGGCAAGCAAGCAGGACCGTAGCCGACTCCGCTCAGCGCGACGAGCGGGGTAGCGCAGGTAGCGGAGCCCCCCGCTACCGGTAGCGGGGGCGCTACCGCACCCGCCACCCCGGGAGCCGCTAGATTTCAACGATTCTCGCCGAAGGTAGCGGAGTAGCGGCCTTCGAGCTAGACCCCTGATTTGGCCCGAAACCCGGGTTCTGGCACTCGACGGATAGTCCGCGACTCCGCTACCGCTACCGCGTCAGGCCAGCGTCGTCGTGAGGTAGTCCTGCACCGCTGGCGCGAAGCCGTAGGGCACGTAGTCGGTGAACGTGTCCGGTGTCGCCCACACGATGTCTGCGAGTTCTTCGGCGTCCGCGACGTACGCCGCGCCGCTGATGACGTCGCACGCGACATAGCCCATCAGGCGACCCGTGTTCGGGTGCACCCGCTCCCCCAGCACCTTCACAGCCTCGACGGTGAGCCCGGCCTCTTCGGCAGTCTCACGGACCGCCGCCTGCTCGAACGTCTCCCCCGGCTCGACTGCGCCGGCGGGGAACTGCCACGAGAGCGAGCCCTCGGAAACGCGCCGCTGGACCAGGAGCAGCTTCCCGTCCTGGACGATGATTGCCGCTGCGATGGCGGGCTTCTCTTCGGTCACTGCCTCAGACATGCGTGCCTCCCAGCACTTCGAGAATGGGCGGGTAGATAGTGCTCTCCGGGATGAACCTTCCCAGGTCCGCCACGGCGACCCATGCGACACTGGCGTTCTCCACGACGTCGCGATTCTCCGCCTCACCGGCGAGGTAGTCACAGTGGAAATACTCGATGTACACGCCCGTGTGCGGGTGCACACGGGCTCCGATCTGCTCGCTGACGGAGCAGTGGACGGCGGTCTCGACGTAGGTCTCACGGACGGCGGCATCGGCAGGTGAGCCGCCGGGCTTCACGATGCCAGCCGGGAACTGCCAGCGGAGCGCGCCGTCGTCGCGGCGCTGAACCAGGAGGACGGAATCGTCCCGCTGGACCACGGACAGGGCGACCATCAGCCGCTGAGGCCCGCTGTCGTCCCGTTCTGGTTCAGCAGCTCGCATCGCATGCGCGAACCGCTGACGGGCGCCGTCGTCGGCTCGCTGCACGGCTGCGTCGAGCATTCGCTGGACGTCGGGACGCGGTCGAGTACCCGGGTTCTGGTGCCAGCCCGCCACTGTGCGTGGTGCGAGCCCTAGATGCTCCGCGAACTCTTCGTTGGACATGCGTAGCGCGGCCTGGAGCCTCCCTGCTCGCTCGCCGTTCCACGCGTCGATCACAGTCACTGCAATCACCCCCTGCATCGGTTGCACGTGCACTGCATCGGGACTGCACCGGGGCGTCATCGATCGCCCGCCCGAACAGCGATTCGCTGGTCACATGCGAAACGACCTACTCCGCCCGAGCCTCTTCCAGGGCCTTGACCCGCGCTTCGAGCGCGGCGACGCGCTCGACCAGGCTCTCAGCGTCGCCCGTCGCGCTCCGCTGGTCAGCAGAGGCAACGAAGACTCCCTTGCCCTGCTGCCCGACGACGTAGCCCTCCGCCTTAAGCGCGCTGATGGCGTCACGGACGACCGTGCTGGAGACGCCGTGCTCCGCCTGGAGCGACGACGAGGAGGGCAGTTGAGCGCCCTCGGGAAGGTCACCGCTGACGATGCGGCGTCGAAGTTCTCCGGCCAGCCGTCGACCGGCGGGTTCGCTCGTGAGGTTCGTGTTCATCAGGGCACCGCC
This window harbors:
- a CDS encoding tetratricopeptide repeat protein, translating into MNDHEAIGRRIAHFRKARGMTQVALAQQASISLSLLRKVEQESREATPVLIAAVAKPLAVDVTTLTGQPYDLSGPHRDAIHELIPSVRRVLNYWDVPPDLETPPRSAAEILADARAVAHLRQADRNVQALAQVPALLMEMTAAIHATATASEKERLFDAVATVLHPTMSILHATGYDDLATIVADRIAWTSAQWGSPLAVGLAAHTRTSSMLRQGTYDVGLRLIDSARTVLDAEPTRDVPTLRMIGSLHLRSADLSARAGSAAGASAHISEARGIAEHLRVETDHLWRNLAFGPTNTGFHDVATAIELGDGPRALTLARDLRIPDGFPPTRTGHHFMDIARAYLWQGRHDQALASLQRARELAPQQTRHHPTTREVLRMLVRAHRHANKPLARFNAWIGAGG
- a CDS encoding flavoprotein — its product is MSLGVLYVVVTGAGATRQVPSRLLPLAAERGWDVYVLATVQAMSSFPETMLQIEEALGRPVRTDFHTTVGYSLPDPDAVIVAPATYNTLTKWALGIADTYVLTRLAEQIGRDIPITAGPYINVKFADHPTYQGSLATLKEWGVNVVIGPSEPHESGVGAADDFPWEEILDTLAPANT
- a CDS encoding winged helix-turn-helix domain-containing protein, producing MPAKTTGEPAGQRLARALRRRIVDELSEGDQFPSSAQLQVEYGVSSAVVRDAIKILKAEGFVVSQQGKGEFVAAIGLS
- a CDS encoding NUDIX hydrolase — encoded protein: MTGALPAVAAAIIVQDRKLLLVQRRVPEGSLSWQFPAGAVEPGETFEQAAVRETAEEAGLTVQVVKVLGERVQPNTARLMGYVACDVISGEAYVADADELADIVWATPDKFVDYVPYGFAPAVQDYLAVTLA
- a CDS encoding ester cyclase, which gives rise to MPYPSLRATYLAYLDAVNERRFGDLAEFVHDEITYNDTTVIRQEFADLLAADAKAVPDLHFEVQLLVNSEDAVAVRLWCDCAPAEPMFGLAPTGRRVEFAEHGFYRFDHGRIAHVWSLIDNQLIQAQLAG
- a CDS encoding sensor histidine kinase, giving the protein MAEHARERAKLLLDAMANLGRGLDLEAVLNQISAIAAQLVGARYVALGILGDDGRIDRLLTVGLSAAQVRAIGSYPTGRGILGELIRRQVPLRLHDLSAHPASVGFPARHPPMRSFLGVPLRVHGTAFGNLYLTQKKGGGDFTDEDERLLEALAAGASVAIENAHLYEESRLREQSARANDEISRRVLAGHSQGQLHALIADRALQVADADLAVIALPEPESKRLVVRSASGAEANRLVGVMLPPGSTLSGNAFEPDVLHSSPDATVDERAQLSFDLGREIGSLLAFPLGEPSSTRGVLAVGRYGGAVPFAPLVVEALQGFAAQAAVALELAEHRADVERFAVQRDRGRIARDLHDLAIQRLYATGLSLLAAGRDLDEGHAQRIGRAVDEIDETIALIRTTVHRLEPEDASSRRVGLRSRVYSEIDAATTRLGYPPRLRFDGPVDAAVPQDVAEHIIAVLREGLSNVARHAHAHAVSVHLVVSDGVVLTVADDGVGIPTGVPLSGLRNLARRAADLGGAFSVQSAGASGTRLEWRAPLAQS
- a CDS encoding serine hydrolase domain-containing protein, which produces MTTTVSNQTADRLQRAIEAIVDPGIIGLSVRVNDEQGEWVGTAGAAEVGGDVKPPADGHIRIGSNTKTFTATLMLQLVAEDRIGLDDTVADHLPEFGIDQRITVRMLLQQTSGLFNFTGEVYEDGSMVFGIPIPYGPNGKEWLDNRFKTYRPQELVELALSKPARFEPGAGWSYSNTNYVLARLLIEKVTGRTVTEEMQRLILTPLGMSHTVVPEDAEIAEPHAHAYYRYDEDGGPRTVDITRQNPSWVSAGGDMISTTEDLHTFIAALTGGKLLPDELREEMFTPRATGIPNMDYGLGVFVLTTDDGATVISHNGAAVGHAALMYATPDGSKTLTAALNCVDDANLTVAAAFQGAQQRLLNEVFGSGPA
- a CDS encoding MerR family transcriptional regulator; the protein is MHNGVTIGQAAAFVGITIKTVRHYHKLGLVTEPRRDGSGYRRYGSDDLLRLVQVRTLAAAGVPLAEIGPLLDADAALFASALVQVERQLDEHIAELTARRAMLHRLADGDRALLPDRAVALLERMLGLGYSEDEVAATREGWVLARALVPEGFDDYLAQFEHALQDTRLIALTRRIAEAATWEADDPRIDRLAADAADHYLADPVLLKTVTSMQARTDTAPRYAMIARHGDKPTPAMARLSALFESRLRAAGVRIPRSDPR
- a CDS encoding NUDIX hydrolase, whose protein sequence is MSEAVTEEKPAIAAAIIVQDGKLLLVQRRVSEGSLSWQFPAGAVEPGETFEQAAVRETAEEAGLTVEAVKVLGERVHPNTGRLMGYVACDVISGAAYVADAEELADIVWATPDTFTDYVPYGFAPAVQDYLTTTLA
- a CDS encoding NUDIX hydrolase is translated as MTVIDAWNGERAGRLQAALRMSNEEFAEHLGLAPRTVAGWHQNPGTRPRPDVQRMLDAAVQRADDGARQRFAHAMRAAEPERDDSGPQRLMVALSVVQRDDSVLLVQRRDDGALRWQFPAGIVKPGGSPADAAVRETYVETAVHCSVSEQIGARVHPHTGVYIEYFHCDYLAGEAENRDVVENASVAWVAVADLGRFIPESTIYPPILEVLGGTHV
- a CDS encoding winged helix-turn-helix domain-containing protein is translated as MNTNLTSEPAGRRLAGELRRRIVSGDLPEGAQLPSSSSLQAEHGVSSTVVRDAISALKAEGYVVGQQGKGVFVASADQRSATGDAESLVERVAALEARVKALEEARAE